Proteins encoded within one genomic window of Nitrospinota bacterium:
- a CDS encoding type II toxin-antitoxin system HicB family antitoxin: MERKGYYGSIHMDQDSGVFFGKVEFVRALISYEGKNARSLIKAFREAVDDYLALCDEEGIKPETPFKGSFNVRVGSELHRKAALAARRKGVSLNNFAKKAFQMVIEKE; the protein is encoded by the coding sequence ATGGAGCGCAAGGGATATTACGGCTCTATCCATATGGACCAGGACAGCGGCGTTTTTTTCGGCAAGGTGGAATTCGTCCGGGCGCTGATCAGCTATGAGGGCAAGAACGCCAGATCTCTGATAAAGGCGTTCCGGGAAGCTGTTGACGATTATCTTGCGCTTTGCGATGAAGAGGGGATAAAGCCTGAAACGCCTTTCAAGGGGAGTTTCAACGTGCGAGTCGGCAGCGAACTGCATCGCAAGGCCGCCCTTGCGGCAAGACGAAAAGGCGTGTCGCTTAACAACTTCGCAAAAAAGGCCTTTCAGATGGTCATAGAAAAGGAATAG
- a CDS encoding type II toxin-antitoxin system HicA family toxin: MSKREKLVGRFKNEPPDFTWQELVTMLKGMGYRLSIGAGSRRRFVHGDFPPICLHEPHPSNILKRYQIGQIKEALEENNLI, encoded by the coding sequence ATGAGCAAAAGAGAAAAGCTTGTTGGCAGGTTCAAGAATGAACCGCCTGATTTCACATGGCAGGAGCTTGTCACCATGCTCAAAGGGATGGGATACCGGTTGTCAATCGGGGCTGGATCGCGGCGCAGGTTTGTCCATGGAGATTTCCCTCCGATATGCCTGCATGAGCCGCATCCGTCGAATATTCTAAAACGTTATCAGATTGGGCAAATCAAGGAAGCGCTGGAGGAAAACAATCTCATATGA
- a CDS encoding ABC transporter permease, translating into MFERIRMMVVKEFIQVFRDTRMKFFIFGAPILQTIVFGYAVTLDVNNVATAVCDMDRSYESRELVRRMESSGYFRIVDHAVSPDGAQRVMEKGNATLAVIVPSGFSKDIKRTGEPATVQLLADGTDSNSATIAIGYASLIISGYSAQMGAGAVKVRPAIVDLKVRAWYNPELRSRNYNVPGVIAIIVMLISLLLTSMAVVREKEIGTMEQLMVTPLKPVELILGKTIPFAMIGFADMFFVTAVAVHWYQIPIKGSILLLTFFTAIYLLSSLSLGLFLSTIAKTQQQAMMATFLIFAPAVLLSGFMFPVVNMPGPVQIATLANPLRHFLVLIRGVFLKGMGLDTLWPNALALFALGCVFMTLATMRFKKKLG; encoded by the coding sequence ATGTTCGAACGCATACGGATGATGGTGGTAAAGGAGTTCATCCAGGTGTTCCGCGACACACGGATGAAGTTCTTCATCTTCGGCGCCCCCATCCTGCAGACCATCGTTTTCGGATACGCCGTCACCCTGGACGTGAACAACGTGGCCACGGCCGTGTGCGACATGGACAGGTCGTATGAATCCCGTGAACTTGTCCGGCGCATGGAATCGTCCGGTTATTTCCGGATAGTGGACCATGCCGTTTCGCCTGATGGCGCCCAGCGTGTGATGGAAAAGGGGAACGCTACACTGGCGGTGATCGTCCCCTCCGGTTTTTCAAAGGACATAAAAAGGACGGGCGAGCCCGCCACCGTGCAACTGCTGGCCGACGGGACCGACTCCAATTCCGCCACCATAGCCATAGGCTACGCAAGCCTCATCATCAGCGGCTATTCCGCGCAGATGGGGGCGGGCGCGGTGAAAGTCCGCCCGGCGATTGTGGACCTGAAAGTGCGCGCCTGGTACAACCCGGAGCTTCGCAGCCGCAACTATAACGTCCCCGGGGTCATCGCCATAATCGTGATGCTAATAAGCCTGTTGCTCACCTCCATGGCGGTGGTGCGGGAAAAGGAGATCGGCACCATGGAGCAATTGATGGTGACGCCGCTTAAGCCCGTGGAGCTTATTCTGGGCAAGACGATACCCTTTGCCATGATAGGGTTTGCGGACATGTTCTTCGTCACCGCCGTGGCGGTGCACTGGTACCAGATACCGATCAAGGGCTCCATACTGCTGCTGACGTTTTTCACGGCGATATACCTTTTGTCGTCGCTCTCCCTGGGGCTGTTTCTTTCCACCATCGCAAAGACACAGCAGCAGGCGATGATGGCCACGTTCCTGATTTTCGCCCCGGCGGTGCTGCTCTCCGGCTTCATGTTCCCGGTGGTGAACATGCCCGGGCCCGTGCAAATCGCCACGCTGGCCAATCCGCTGCGGCATTTCCTTGTGCTGATAAGGGGGGTGTTCCTCAAGGGGATGGGGCTGGACACATTGTGGCCCAACGCGCTGGCGCTTTTCGCGCTCGGCTGCGTGTTCATGACCCTGGCCACGATGAGATTCAAGAAGAAGCTTGGATGA
- a CDS encoding ABC transporter permease: protein MNIARTIAVARKEFIQIKRDPISMALAFLLPLILLFIFGYAISMDIDRITVAVADNDKSSQSRGFVNSMTASGYFTNIGYTDNESQLASLVDAGKAKVGVVFPNDFSRNLVSGVPAPLQVIVDGADANTATIAIGYMAAAAARFTSESAPGIRPVIEPRVRVWYNEDLKSRNFIVPGLIAVILSVIAALLTSLTIAREWERGTMEQLISTPVKTVELVTGKIIPYFAIGFVDMAFSVGVAVFLFKTPLRGSVVLLMALSCVFLFGLLSLGALISIIARSQLPASQFSLVATFLPAFLLSGFIISIANMPLVLQYITNVIPARYFVAILKGIFLKGSGLADVAYDAFLLLVFGIVVFTAANLKFVKRIG, encoded by the coding sequence ATGAACATCGCCAGGACCATCGCCGTCGCCCGCAAGGAGTTCATCCAGATAAAGCGCGATCCTATCAGCATGGCGCTGGCGTTCCTGCTGCCGCTGATCCTCCTTTTCATTTTCGGCTACGCCATATCCATGGACATAGACCGCATCACCGTGGCCGTGGCGGACAACGACAAAAGCTCGCAAAGCCGCGGCTTTGTAAACAGCATGACAGCCAGCGGCTATTTTACGAACATCGGGTACACGGACAACGAAAGCCAGCTTGCCTCCCTTGTGGACGCCGGGAAGGCGAAAGTTGGGGTGGTGTTCCCCAACGATTTTTCCAGGAACCTTGTTTCCGGCGTCCCGGCGCCGTTGCAGGTGATCGTGGACGGGGCGGACGCGAACACCGCCACCATAGCAATAGGCTACATGGCGGCGGCGGCGGCGCGGTTCACTTCGGAATCGGCCCCCGGAATACGGCCCGTGATTGAGCCGAGAGTGCGCGTCTGGTACAACGAAGACCTGAAGTCCCGCAACTTCATCGTGCCGGGGCTTATCGCGGTGATCCTGTCGGTGATAGCGGCGCTGCTCACCTCCCTTACCATCGCCCGTGAATGGGAACGCGGGACGATGGAACAGCTTATCTCCACCCCGGTGAAGACCGTGGAGCTTGTCACCGGCAAGATCATCCCCTATTTCGCCATCGGGTTTGTGGACATGGCCTTTTCCGTCGGCGTGGCGGTGTTCCTGTTCAAAACGCCGCTTCGCGGCAGCGTCGTCCTTCTCATGGCGCTCTCATGCGTGTTCCTGTTCGGCCTATTAAGCCTCGGTGCGCTGATATCCATCATCGCCCGCTCACAGCTTCCGGCCAGCCAGTTCTCCCTTGTGGCCACGTTCCTGCCGGCGTTTCTGCTGTCCGGATTCATCATCTCCATAGCCAACATGCCCCTCGTATTGCAATACATCACAAACGTCATCCCGGCCCGGTATTTCGTGGCGATCCTCAAGGGGATATTCTTGAAAGGGAGCGGATTGGCGGACGTGGCCTACGACGCGTTCCTGCTATTGGTCTTCGGGATCGTTGTGTTCACCGCCGCCAACCTCAAGTTCGTCAAGAGGATCGGCTGA
- a CDS encoding ABC transporter ATP-binding protein gives MENAVEVIGLTKKFGDFTAVNNISLSVGKGEIFGFLGPNGAGKSTTIKMLCGLLNPTAGAGRVGGLDVATQSEEIKKNIGYMSQRFSLYDDLTVEQNINFFMGIYNVPKSRASARKQMALEMAGLGGGGKTLTRNLPGGIKQRLALGCAILHEPPIIFLDEPTSGVDPVSRRNFWSLIYTMAEGGATVFVTTHYMEEAEYCGRLALIYRGGIIAEGSPEELKTKYMKRRVIEVEVDRPIEAMEALEEAGMEAAIFGSMIHLTVDEAAGDGDNARSVLTANGFAVKGIANIAPSLEDVFVSLIEVA, from the coding sequence ATGGAAAACGCGGTGGAAGTCATTGGGCTGACAAAGAAGTTCGGCGATTTCACCGCCGTGAACAACATCAGCCTTTCGGTTGGCAAGGGGGAGATTTTCGGCTTCCTCGGCCCGAACGGGGCTGGCAAGTCCACCACCATCAAGATGCTGTGCGGGCTATTGAATCCCACTGCCGGGGCTGGCCGTGTTGGCGGGCTGGACGTGGCCACGCAAAGCGAGGAGATAAAAAAGAACATCGGCTATATGTCCCAGCGGTTCTCACTATATGACGACCTGACGGTGGAGCAGAACATAAACTTCTTCATGGGGATATACAACGTCCCAAAATCCAGGGCCTCCGCGCGCAAACAGATGGCGCTCGAAATGGCCGGGCTTGGCGGGGGCGGAAAAACACTGACCCGGAACCTGCCCGGCGGGATAAAACAGCGGCTCGCCCTCGGCTGCGCCATACTGCATGAGCCTCCCATCATTTTTCTGGACGAGCCGACGTCCGGGGTGGACCCTGTGTCGCGCCGGAATTTCTGGAGCCTGATTTACACAATGGCGGAGGGGGGCGCCACGGTGTTCGTCACCACCCATTACATGGAGGAGGCGGAGTATTGCGGCAGGCTGGCGCTCATATACAGGGGGGGGATCATCGCGGAAGGATCGCCGGAGGAGCTTAAGACAAAATACATGAAACGCCGCGTGATCGAGGTGGAGGTGGACCGGCCCATAGAGGCTATGGAGGCGCTCGAAGAGGCCGGGATGGAGGCGGCGATTTTCGGCAGCATGATCCACCTGACGGTGGACGAGGCGGCGGGAGACGGTGACAATGCGAGGAGTGTGCTCACCGCAAATGGGTTCGCCGTGAAGGGGATCGCAAATATCGCCCCATCGCTGGAGGACGTGTTCGTGTCGTTGATCGAGGTGGCGTGA
- a CDS encoding ABC transporter ATP-binding protein: MSDQPAILARSLTRRFGAVTAVDGLGLEVKSGELFGLVGPDGAGKTTVMRLLAGILRPTSGEAWVEGHSIIHESERIKEKIGYMSQRFGLYEDLTVMENLVFYADLYETPQKERPGRIERLLTFSNLAPFTDRLAGALSGGMKQKLGLACALIHTPKVLLLDEPTNGVDPVSRRDFWRILYAMLREGVTIFVSTAYLDEAERFGRVGFLDKGKLLVTDDPKAIKNSLGRPMFELTADNARAAAQIAVKTPGVAGANVYGHKAHVSTESHEVAELLKKALTEGGVQIKDWRQITPSLEDMFISMVER; the protein is encoded by the coding sequence ATGAGTGACCAACCGGCCATCCTCGCCCGGTCTTTGACGAGGCGGTTTGGCGCCGTGACGGCGGTGGACGGGCTTGGACTGGAAGTGAAAAGCGGCGAGCTTTTCGGCCTTGTGGGCCCGGACGGGGCCGGCAAGACCACCGTGATGCGCCTGCTGGCCGGCATTCTGCGCCCCACATCGGGCGAAGCGTGGGTGGAGGGGCATTCGATCATCCATGAAAGCGAACGGATAAAAGAAAAGATCGGCTACATGTCCCAGCGGTTCGGCCTTTACGAGGACCTGACCGTGATGGAAAACCTTGTCTTCTACGCCGACCTTTACGAGACCCCGCAAAAAGAGCGCCCCGGAAGGATCGAAAGGCTTCTTACCTTTTCAAACCTCGCCCCTTTCACAGACAGGCTCGCTGGCGCCCTCTCCGGCGGGATGAAGCAAAAACTGGGATTGGCATGCGCGCTGATCCACACCCCGAAAGTGCTGCTGCTCGACGAACCGACAAACGGGGTGGACCCCGTATCCCGCCGCGATTTCTGGCGCATCCTGTACGCCATGCTGCGCGAAGGGGTGACCATATTCGTCTCCACCGCGTACCTTGACGAGGCGGAGCGGTTCGGCAGGGTGGGCTTTCTGGACAAGGGAAAACTGCTCGTCACCGACGATCCGAAGGCCATTAAAAACTCCCTGGGCAGGCCCATGTTCGAACTTACCGCAGACAACGCCCGGGCCGCGGCCCAGATCGCCGTCAAGACGCCCGGAGTGGCCGGGGCGAACGTTTATGGACATAAGGCGCACGTTTCAACCGAGTCGCACGAGGTTGCGGAACTTTTGAAAAAAGCTCTGACGGAGGGGGGTGTGCAAATCAAGGATTGGCGGCAGATCACCCCGTCGCTGGAGGACATGTTCATCTCCATGGTGGAGCGTTAG
- a CDS encoding efflux RND transporter periplasmic adaptor subunit — MAKKIIIAAAALLIVTFAAWSYLASRKSQNSGAMALSGNVEVLEIDTGFKTPGRVAALMADEGMKVEKGAVIARLESAELEGLAAAATAGMEEAKFRLAELRAGARPQELAQAESGVDYATAELEKARKDYERSKTLFDSGAVSAQRMDEAEKYLELAESGHKRAEEALSLVKAGARKESLSAAERRLKQAEASLAVAMERLNDATLRAPIAGVILKRYSEQGETVAAGSPVFRIGDMENPWVKVYVKESRLGEVKLGQKAEVRVDTYPAKVYEGTVKQISSEAEFTPKNIQTKEERVKMVFGMKVAVKNQNGELKPGMPADVKILTHE, encoded by the coding sequence ATGGCAAAAAAGATCATAATCGCCGCCGCCGCATTGCTGATTGTAACGTTTGCGGCCTGGTCCTACCTTGCATCGCGCAAATCCCAAAACTCCGGGGCGATGGCCCTTTCGGGCAACGTGGAGGTCTTGGAAATAGACACGGGATTCAAGACCCCCGGACGCGTGGCGGCGCTTATGGCCGACGAGGGGATGAAAGTTGAAAAAGGCGCCGTGATCGCACGGCTGGAAAGCGCGGAGCTGGAAGGGCTTGCCGCCGCCGCCACCGCAGGGATGGAGGAGGCCAAGTTCAGGCTGGCGGAACTTCGCGCGGGCGCCCGGCCACAGGAGCTTGCACAGGCGGAATCGGGTGTGGACTACGCGACAGCCGAACTTGAAAAGGCGCGCAAGGATTATGAACGGTCCAAAACCCTGTTTGACAGCGGGGCCGTTTCCGCCCAGCGGATGGACGAGGCGGAGAAATATCTGGAGCTTGCCGAATCGGGCCATAAACGGGCTGAGGAGGCGTTAAGCCTTGTGAAGGCCGGGGCGCGCAAGGAATCTTTGTCCGCCGCGGAGCGGAGGTTAAAGCAGGCGGAAGCTTCCCTGGCCGTGGCCATGGAAAGGCTAAACGACGCCACGCTTCGCGCCCCCATCGCCGGGGTCATTTTGAAACGATACTCCGAACAGGGGGAGACTGTGGCGGCCGGCTCGCCTGTGTTCCGAATTGGCGACATGGAAAACCCGTGGGTGAAGGTGTATGTGAAGGAAAGCAGGCTTGGCGAGGTGAAGCTTGGGCAGAAGGCGGAAGTGCGGGTGGACACCTATCCGGCCAAGGTCTATGAGGGTACGGTAAAACAGATATCCTCCGAGGCGGAGTTCACGCCGAAGAACATCCAGACGAAAGAAGAGCGGGTGAAGATGGTGTTCGGGATGAAGGTGGCGGTGAAAAACCAGAACGGGGAGCTTAAGCCCGGTATGCCGGCGGACGTGAAAATCCTGACCCATGAGTGA
- a CDS encoding TolC family protein, which produces MRFAIATAILALSGVTAMAGELDGLSLRQAVDYALSHNPRLNAQRADIRIDENQVNAAQAEKGPRIDLGAAATRGRYYSPLTPISILPGEPMSFPEFKNPVYDAGASFSLPLYRGGRLERNVNAAMLKKTMSEELYKGGVEDVIFNVTSAYYKIMQLNKLVDAAESNVKRLTGHKRNAELFYKTGTAAKLDLLKTDVQLSSAVQSLLTAENGLKSAHEFLKALLGVDDPGLEISISGETDGNPEYPAGDTAVTLALENRPELAAARARMKIAEERVSMAGAKRLPSLTLSADYAGRAGDALAFNENWNASLKMTLPFYDGGAISAETAKEREELEKAREDERGARINIVREVKEAQYAIENAAKRMEAAKSAVDAASEAQRIETLKYNAGAGISADVLDANAYLLRSESDYLQALFDRDIAVAALRRAIGGSNGKES; this is translated from the coding sequence ATGCGTTTTGCGATTGCTACGGCCATCTTGGCGCTATCCGGCGTCACCGCCATGGCCGGGGAGTTGGACGGGCTGTCGCTGCGGCAGGCGGTGGACTACGCCCTTTCCCACAATCCCCGTTTGAACGCCCAGCGGGCGGACATACGCATAGACGAAAACCAGGTGAACGCGGCCCAGGCCGAAAAGGGGCCGAGGATAGACCTTGGCGCCGCCGCCACGCGAGGCAGGTATTATTCGCCGCTGACCCCCATCAGCATTTTGCCGGGCGAGCCTATGAGCTTTCCCGAATTTAAAAACCCGGTGTATGACGCTGGCGCGTCGTTTAGCCTTCCGTTGTACCGGGGGGGCAGGCTTGAAAGAAACGTCAACGCCGCCATGCTCAAAAAGACCATGTCCGAGGAACTCTACAAGGGGGGTGTGGAGGACGTGATCTTCAACGTCACCAGCGCATATTACAAGATCATGCAGTTGAACAAGCTTGTGGACGCGGCCGAGTCCAACGTGAAAAGGCTCACCGGGCACAAACGCAACGCGGAGCTTTTTTACAAGACCGGTACCGCCGCCAAGCTCGACCTTTTGAAGACGGACGTGCAACTTTCCTCCGCCGTCCAGAGCCTGCTGACGGCGGAGAACGGACTTAAAAGCGCCCACGAGTTTTTAAAGGCCCTTCTTGGGGTGGACGATCCGGGATTGGAGATATCCATCTCCGGTGAAACGGACGGCAATCCCGAATACCCCGCCGGGGATACGGCCGTCACCCTTGCCCTTGAGAACCGGCCGGAGCTTGCCGCCGCGCGCGCCCGGATGAAAATAGCCGAGGAGCGGGTGAGCATGGCCGGGGCGAAACGCCTGCCGAGCCTCACCCTTTCCGCGGATTACGCGGGCCGGGCCGGGGACGCGCTGGCGTTCAATGAAAACTGGAACGCGTCGCTTAAAATGACCCTCCCTTTCTATGACGGCGGGGCCATTAGCGCCGAGACCGCCAAGGAACGCGAAGAACTGGAAAAGGCCCGTGAAGACGAACGGGGGGCGCGCATCAATATCGTCCGTGAGGTGAAGGAAGCGCAATACGCCATAGAGAACGCCGCCAAACGGATGGAGGCGGCCAAATCCGCCGTGGACGCGGCCAGCGAGGCGCAGAGGATAGAAACGTTGAAGTACAACGCCGGGGCGGGAATCTCCGCCGACGTGCTGGACGCGAACGCTTATCTGCTCCGGTCGGAGTCGGACTATCTGCAGGCGCTTTTTGACAGGGACATCGCCGTCGCCGCGCTTCGCCGGGCCATCGGAGGCTCCAACGGAAAGGAAAGCTGA
- a CDS encoding SDR family NAD(P)-dependent oxidoreductase produces MKTVLVTGCSSGIGLCAAQILSKRGHRVFATARKQRDVEKLASMGLESFPLDLADSGSIKNAVDTVMKKCGGAPYALFNNGAYGQPGAVEDLTRAAIREQFETNVFGTMELTNLVIPAMRARGEGRIVMNSSVLGLVAAPMRGAYNASKFALEGFTDTLRLELWGSGIKVSLIEPGPIYTNFRENSYEAFKKHIVPAQSHHRQTYRKMEERLTSEGPGMSGTLPPEAVVEKLIHAVESGRPKIRYYVTRVTYGAALAKRILPSVVMDELLRRRI; encoded by the coding sequence ATGAAGACCGTACTTGTCACCGGCTGCTCATCGGGCATCGGGCTGTGCGCCGCGCAGATACTTTCAAAGCGTGGCCACAGGGTCTTCGCCACGGCGCGAAAACAGCGCGACGTCGAAAAGCTCGCCTCCATGGGCCTTGAAAGTTTTCCGCTCGACCTGGCGGACAGCGGTTCGATAAAAAACGCCGTGGATACGGTGATGAAAAAATGCGGCGGGGCGCCTTACGCGCTTTTCAACAACGGAGCATACGGCCAGCCCGGCGCCGTGGAGGACCTTACCCGCGCCGCCATCCGCGAACAGTTCGAGACAAACGTTTTCGGGACCATGGAGCTTACCAACCTGGTCATCCCAGCCATGCGCGCCCGGGGCGAAGGGCGGATCGTTATGAACAGCTCCGTGCTCGGCCTTGTGGCGGCGCCCATGCGCGGAGCGTACAACGCCAGCAAGTTCGCGCTGGAAGGTTTTACGGACACGTTAAGGCTGGAGCTTTGGGGAAGCGGCATAAAAGTATCCCTCATCGAACCGGGGCCGATATACACAAATTTCCGGGAAAACTCATACGAGGCGTTCAAGAAACATATCGTCCCGGCGCAAAGCCATCACCGACAGACATACCGGAAAATGGAAGAACGGCTCACCAGCGAAGGGCCGGGAATGAGCGGGACCCTTCCGCCGGAGGCCGTGGTGGAAAAGCTGATACATGCGGTGGAAAGCGGCAGGCCGAAGATTCGCTATTACGTCACGCGGGTGACCTATGGCGCGGCGCTGGCGAAAAGGATTCTGCCGTCCGTGGTGATGGACGAGTTGCTTCGAAGGAGGATATAA
- a CDS encoding glycosyltransferase family 2 protein — MKISVVIPCYNEENTIQTIARNVMALPIWKEHTLELIIVDDHSRDDSKGKIEELIKEDPRIRTASHDVNQGKGAALQTGFDQVTGDVIIIQDADMEYDPREYPHLLEPILSGKADVVFGSRFISDRPHRVLFFWHMIANKLLTLLSNMFTNLNLTDMETCYKVFRTDVIRRIRIEEKRFGFEPEITAKMSRLRVPIYEVGISYHGRTYEEGKKIGIKDAFRALYCIVKYNLL; from the coding sequence TTGAAGATCAGCGTCGTCATCCCCTGTTATAACGAGGAAAATACCATCCAGACCATCGCCAGAAACGTGATGGCGCTTCCCATATGGAAAGAGCACACCCTTGAACTTATCATCGTGGACGACCATTCGCGGGACGATTCCAAGGGTAAAATCGAGGAGCTTATCAAGGAAGACCCCAGGATCAGGACCGCCAGCCACGACGTCAACCAGGGGAAAGGGGCTGCCCTGCAGACAGGCTTTGACCAGGTGACGGGCGATGTGATCATCATCCAGGACGCGGACATGGAGTATGACCCCCGGGAATATCCGCATCTTCTGGAACCGATACTTTCCGGCAAGGCGGACGTGGTGTTCGGAAGCCGCTTTATCAGCGACAGGCCTCACCGTGTGCTTTTCTTCTGGCACATGATTGCAAACAAGCTGCTCACCCTTCTGTCCAACATGTTCACGAACCTGAACCTCACCGACATGGAGACCTGCTACAAGGTGTTCCGGACCGATGTGATAAGGCGCATCCGCATCGAGGAAAAGCGTTTCGGTTTCGAACCGGAGATCACCGCCAAAATGTCGCGGCTGCGGGTACCGATATACGAAGTTGGCATCTCGTACCACGGCAGGACGTACGAGGAAGGGAAAAAGATCGGGATCAAGGACGCTTTCCGGGCGCTGTACTGCATCGTCAAATACAACCTGCTTTGA
- a CDS encoding DUF1858 domain-containing protein translates to MDKSAKLFIKASLYYIAAGVFLGAHLSFFEHAREQLRFVHVHVMLLGFMAMMIYGVAYHILPRFNARPVPYPSLIPVQFWMANIGLWGMAAFYILGAYWSEGPLRLFFGLFSAVEAGAILIFVVNILGVLKEEPEAQTVVTLEVPPAPQEPPAEPVKVAPSMKIAEILDKWPHLEEVFFAEGLHSVANPAVRGTVARMVTLEMAAKKAGRSLFELIAALEGKKLVSGSGAPAAPAHPEGFLPMGAQIKRGEMATLKTQIGNLLEVYPETKIIFEKNYGAACFTCPGQKTETVEQTAMMHNMPGETILGEINRVIKEAAG, encoded by the coding sequence ATGGACAAAAGCGCGAAGCTTTTTATTAAAGCGTCTTTATATTACATAGCGGCCGGGGTGTTCCTGGGCGCGCACCTTTCATTTTTCGAGCATGCGCGCGAGCAGCTGCGGTTCGTGCACGTCCATGTGATGCTGCTCGGATTCATGGCGATGATGATATACGGCGTTGCTTACCACATCCTGCCAAGGTTTAACGCACGGCCTGTCCCCTACCCTTCGCTGATACCTGTGCAGTTCTGGATGGCGAACATCGGGCTTTGGGGGATGGCGGCGTTTTACATTCTGGGGGCGTATTGGAGCGAGGGGCCGCTGCGGCTTTTCTTCGGGCTGTTTTCCGCTGTGGAGGCTGGCGCCATACTCATTTTCGTGGTGAACATCCTTGGCGTGTTAAAGGAAGAACCAGAGGCTCAAACGGTGGTGACGCTGGAAGTCCCCCCCGCCCCGCAGGAACCCCCCGCCGAGCCGGTAAAGGTGGCGCCCTCCATGAAAATAGCGGAGATACTCGACAAGTGGCCGCATCTGGAAGAGGTGTTCTTTGCGGAAGGTCTGCACAGCGTGGCCAACCCGGCGGTGCGCGGGACGGTGGCCAGAATGGTGACGCTGGAGATGGCGGCGAAAAAGGCGGGCAGGAGCCTTTTTGAGCTTATCGCCGCGCTGGAAGGAAAAAAACTGGTCTCCGGAAGCGGCGCCCCTGCCGCGCCTGCCCACCCGGAGGGTTTTCTCCCCATGGGCGCCCAGATTAAAAGGGGCGAAATGGCCACATTGAAGACCCAGATAGGAAACCTGCTGGAAGTGTATCCGGAGACGAAAATAATTTTCGAGAAAAATTACGGCGCCGCATGCTTCACCTGCCCCGGGCAGAAGACGGAGACGGTGGAGCAGACCGCCATGATGCACAACATGCCCGGCGAAACGATCCTCGGCGAGATAAACCGGGTGATCAAGGAAGCGGCCGGATAA
- a CDS encoding Crp/Fnr family transcriptional regulator — protein sequence MWKQFPKGKRLFAEGDPVENVYFIDSGAVKLVKEYSSGKNAILGMMGPGALVAEVAAVDGKPYPATCVAMEDCRAGAIPAKVFVELLRKEPDVAIKIISSVGGKLRELTSNLGFLAVQTVDKRLARFLYKLAQDIGEKSGKGCRISLGMTRKDIAEIIGTSFEVVERCLKKMRDDGLIQVDGKKIDISDLGRLAGVFED from the coding sequence GTGTGGAAACAGTTCCCGAAGGGCAAACGGCTGTTCGCCGAAGGCGACCCGGTGGAAAACGTTTATTTCATAGACAGCGGCGCCGTGAAGCTTGTGAAAGAATATTCCAGCGGCAAGAACGCCATCCTCGGAATGATGGGGCCGGGGGCGCTGGTGGCGGAGGTGGCGGCGGTGGACGGCAAGCCGTATCCCGCCACCTGCGTTGCGATGGAGGACTGCCGGGCAGGCGCCATACCCGCGAAAGTGTTCGTGGAGCTTCTGCGAAAAGAGCCGGACGTGGCCATTAAAATAATTTCCAGCGTGGGGGGCAAGCTGCGCGAGCTTACCTCCAACCTCGGTTTTCTGGCGGTGCAGACGGTGGACAAGCGGCTGGCCCGTTTCCTTTACAAGCTGGCGCAGGACATCGGCGAAAAAAGCGGCAAGGGATGCCGCATATCCCTTGGCATGACAAGGAAAGACATCGCGGAGATCATCGGCACATCTTTCGAGGTGGTGGAGCGCTGCCTGAAAAAAATGCGGGATGACGGGCTTATCCAGGTGGACGGCAAGAAAATCGACATAAGCGACCTTGGCAGGCTTGCCGGGGTGTTCGAGGACTGA